The following coding sequences lie in one Bicyclus anynana chromosome 21, ilBicAnyn1.1, whole genome shotgun sequence genomic window:
- the LOC112044267 gene encoding protein NDRG3 → MPMTIHENIALLNMMSSDNLEDDLKSVQLHFPSDRRLQSDGACVEERVRTSRGDILVAVRGDRSKRAIITYHDLGLNYAANFQAFFNFSDMRAILDQFCIYHINAPGQEEGAPTLPEDFSYPSMDALASQIDFVLGHFGIRSFIGFGVGAGANILARYAIENPQKVDALVLVNCTSTQAGWTEWLYQKYNTRQLRSSGMTQGALDYLMWHHFGRSTEDRNHDLAHVYKECFTHVNSANLSMFIDSYLRRSDLGISRDSNTIKVPLLNVTAALSPHVDDTVTFNGRLEPAKTSWLSISDCGMVLEEQPGKIAEAFRLFLQGEGYCR, encoded by the coding sequence ATGCCGATGACGATACACGAAAACATTGCTCTGCTTAATATGATGTCTTCAGACAATCTGGAAGATGATTTGAAAAGTGTTCAGCTACATTTTCCATCGGACAGACGGTTGCAGAGCGACGGCGCATGCGTGGAAGAGAGGGTCAGGACGTCGCGCGGAGACATACTGGTGGCGGTCCGCGGGGACAGGAGTAAGCGCGCCATAATAACATACCATGACCTCGGACTCAATTATGCCGCCAACTTTCAGGCGTTCTTTAACTTCTCCGACATGAGGGCCATTTTGGATCAGTTCTGCATCTACCACATCAATGCGCCGGGCCAAGAGGAAGGTGCGCCGACTTTGCCCGAAGACTTTTCTTACCCATCGATGGACGCCTTGGCTTCCCAGATAGACTTCGTTCTGGGACATTTTGGTATAAGATCATTCATCGGATTCGGAGTCGGCGCAGGTGCTAATATTTTAGCGCGTTACGCAATTGAAAATCCTCAAAAAGTAGACGCTTTAGTACTCGTCAATTGTACGTCTACTCAGGCTGGTTGGACTGAGTGGCTGTATCAGAAATACAATACGAGACAGCTGAGGTCGAGCGGGATGACTCAAGGAGCTCTCGATTATTTAATGTGGCATCATTTCGGGCGGAGCACCGAGGATCGCAACCACGATCTAGCTCACGTTTACAAGGAATGCTTTACGCACGTCAATTCCGCAAATTTATCTATGTTCATAGACTCATACTTGCGTCGATCTGATTTAGGAATCTCAAGAGACAGCAATACCATTAAGGTGCCACTTTTAAACGTGACAGCAGCTCTTTCGCCTCACGTCGATGACACAGTAACGTTCAATGGGCGATTAGAACCGGCTAAGACGTCGTGGTTGAGCATCTCTGACTGTGGCATGGTGTTGGAGGAACAACCCGGCAAAATTGCGGAGGCGTTCAGACTGTTCCTTCAGGGTGAAGGCTACTGTAGATAG